The genomic interval TCACCCAGAACGTTATGATCATGGTTTATTAAAAAATATTCCTAATGTTCATGAACATTCAATTTTTAAAAATGCAGTACAATATTTTTTATAATAAAAATCAAAATAAATTATGAAAGTGGCTATATTTTTTGGAAGTATTTCTGATAAATCAATTATGAAAATAACAGCGGAAGTCCTCGAAAAATTTAACATAAGTTATGAATCTTATGTAATTTCCGCACACCGATTACCAGATATTTTATCAAACACTATCAAGAAAATAGAATCTGAAGGGACAGATGTAATTATTGCAGGAGCTGGATTATCCGCTCATTTACCTGGATTTATTTCTTCTAAAACGATTTTACCTGTTATAGGAGTCCCTATTCATTCTAATAATAATTATGGATCCTTAGGAGGAATAGATGCTCTTTTTTCTATAGTACAAATGCCAAAAAACGTTCCCGTAGCTACAGTAGGAATAAATAATTCCTATAATGCAGCTTTATTTGCTATTCATATTTTAGCTACAAAATATCAAGATATAAGGAAATTATTGCTAAAATTCAGAATGAAAAAAAAGGAAAAATTGATAACTGAAATCAAGCAACATTTATTACCATGAGCTGCATAATTAAAAAAAATATTTTATCAGAAGGGAAAACAAAAAAAATATATGCTACCAATAATCCATTTGAAGTATTAATTCATCATAAAGATAGTATAACTGCTTTTGATGGATTAAAAGAGAATATATTACAAGACAAAGGTGTTTTAAATAATGAAATAACTACATTGATCTTTCAATTTATAAATTCTCGTGGAATCAAAACTCATTTTATACGAAAAAAAAACAACAGAGAGCAGTTGTGTCATAAAGTAGAGATGATCCCTTTAGAATTTGTTGTTCGAAATATTGTTGCGGGAAGTATGTCTAAACGTTTAGGCGTTAAAGAAGGGATTCATCTGTATAATCCTATTTTTGAAATATTTTATAAAAATGATAAGTTAAAAGACCCCTTAATTAACGATCATCATGCAGTATTTCTAGAAATTATTTCATATGAAGAATTAAATACCATTTATAGCATAACATCGAAAATCAACCATATTATAAAAAAATATTTCTTAGATAAAAATATTATATTGGTGGATTTTAAAATAGAATTTGGGAAGAATCATAAAAATGAGATTCTACTTTCCGATGAAATTAGTCCAGATACTTGTCGTTTTTGGGATAAAAAAACAATGAAAAAATTGGATAAAGATTCATTTAGAATGGGATTACAAGAAAAAGTATTTGACATTTATATGGAGATATTAAAAAGGTTAAATGTAAGTTAATCCATTAAAATAATGGAACAAAGATATTCTTTTTCCAAAAAGATGATATCTCAATTATTTCCTTATATTCTGGAAAATAATTATTTTGATAAATTTCATGATGAATGTGGTGTTTTTGGAATTTATTCACCTTATAAAGTAGACACATTTTCTTTAATTCAATTTGGTTTATTTGCATTACAACATAGAGGACAAGAAGCTTGTGGTTTTTCTGTCTTACGAGATGGATTTATTATATCACATAAAAGTGAAGGATTGGTTTTAGATTTTTTTAGAAAAATTTCAAATTCTGAATGTTATCATGGAAATGCTGTGATTGGACATACTCGTTATTCCACAGAAGGAGGGCAAAGTAAAAAAAATATTCAACCTTTTTTTGGAGAGGATTCTTATGGAAAAAGCACTATATCTATAGTACATAATGGAAATTTAGTCAATGCTCAAGATCTACGTAGAGAATTGGAATCCAAAGGAATAAATTTTATATCCGAATATTCAGATTCAGAAGTTATTTTACGTTTAATACAAAAATATTTACCAGAATCTGATAACAGTTTAGAAAAAGCTATTCAAAAAACAACTATTGATATTAAAGGAGCATATTCTGTGATTGTCCTTATGGATAATAAAATGGCTGCATTTAGAGATCCAAACGGAATACGTCCTTTATGTTATGGAATGTTGAATGAAGAGATTTATATATTTAGTTCTGAAACATGTGGAATTGATTCAGTAGGAGGGTTTTATGTAAGAGATGTATTCCCAGGAGAGATTATAATAGTGGAGAAAAAATCAATTCAATTCTCTCTACTTACAAAAAGAAAAAATATAAAAAAAAGAATATGTTCTTTTGAATATATTTATTTTTCTCGTCCTGATTCCTTAATTGAAAATATAAATGTTTATGAAATTCGTGAAAAGAGTGGAGAAAAACTTTACGAACAACATCCAGTAGAAGCGGATGTAGTTATTGGAGTTCCAGATTCTGGAGTTCCAGCTTCTATTGGGTATTCTAAAGCTTCGGGAATTCCTTTTAAACCAATTTTAGTAAAAAATAAATATATTGGAAGATCTTTTATTCATCCTCAACAAGAAATGCGTGAAAAAATGGTAAACTTGAAATTAAATCCTATATTAGATGAAATAAAAGGAAAACGAATTGTTATTATCGATGATTCTATAGTTCGCGGAACTACCAGTCGTAGATTAGTTTACATATTAAGAAAAGCAGGTGCTAAAGAAATTCATTTTAGAAGTGCTTCTCCTCCTATTATAGGTCCATGTTATTTAGGAGTAGACACTCCAAGTAAAAAAGATCTCATATCATACAATCATATTGATAAAAAAAGTATAGCAAAAATTCTAAATGTAGATAGTTTAGAATTTTTAAGTATGGATAATTTTATAGATATTCTTGGAAGTATTCATTATTGTTTTGGTTGTTTTACCGGAAATTATCCAGTTAAAAAAAACTAATTAATATATATAATATGAAAGTGAATAAAAAAAAAATGACCACATGCAAAATTAGTAAGATTTTAGAAAATACTTATAACAATAGAGTAATGAGTACGTTAGATCATTTTTCTGGTTTTTATAAAATATATGAATATGGATATAAGGAACCTATTTTAGTATCTGGAGTTGATGGAGTGGGGACTAAGTTACGTTTGGCTATAGACTGCAAAAAATATAATGTGATTGGAGAAGATTGTTTTGCAATGTGTGCAAATGATGTTTTATGTCATGGAGCTATTCCTTTATTCTTTTTAGATTATTTAGCTTGTGGGAAACTCGATTCTAGTATTGTAGAAAAAATTGTACAAGGTATAGCTATTTCCTGCAAAAAAACAAACACCTGTCTGATTGGGGGAGAGACTGCGGAAATGCCCGGAATTTATAGAAAAAATGATTATGATGTAGCTGGATTTTGTGTAGGTATTGTAGAAAAAAACCATCTTGTCGATGGTAAAAAATTAATTCAAGAAGGAGATGTTTTAATAGGACTGCCCTCATCAGGTGTACATAGTAATGGTTTTTCTGTAATTAGAAATATTTTTTCTAAAGAAGATTTTTTAAAATCTTTCCAAGAAAAACCGTTTTATGAGACGCTTTTAATTCCAACTAGAATTTATCATTTTCCTATTCATGCTTTATTAAAAGAATTTTTGATACACGGATTAGCTCATATTACTGGAGGAGGAATATCTGATAATCTATATCGAATTCTTCCAGAAAATTTATCAGC from Blattabacterium cuenoti carries:
- the purE gene encoding 5-(carboxyamino)imidazole ribonucleotide mutase, producing MKVAIFFGSISDKSIMKITAEVLEKFNISYESYVISAHRLPDILSNTIKKIESEGTDVIIAGAGLSAHLPGFISSKTILPVIGVPIHSNNNYGSLGGIDALFSIVQMPKNVPVATVGINNSYNAALFAIHILATKYQDIRKLLLKFRMKKKEKLITEIKQHLLP
- the purC gene encoding phosphoribosylaminoimidazolesuccinocarboxamide synthase, whose translation is MSCIIKKNILSEGKTKKIYATNNPFEVLIHHKDSITAFDGLKENILQDKGVLNNEITTLIFQFINSRGIKTHFIRKKNNREQLCHKVEMIPLEFVVRNIVAGSMSKRLGVKEGIHLYNPIFEIFYKNDKLKDPLINDHHAVFLEIISYEELNTIYSITSKINHIIKKYFLDKNIILVDFKIEFGKNHKNEILLSDEISPDTCRFWDKKTMKKLDKDSFRMGLQEKVFDIYMEILKRLNVS
- the purF gene encoding amidophosphoribosyltransferase — encoded protein: MISQLFPYILENNYFDKFHDECGVFGIYSPYKVDTFSLIQFGLFALQHRGQEACGFSVLRDGFIISHKSEGLVLDFFRKISNSECYHGNAVIGHTRYSTEGGQSKKNIQPFFGEDSYGKSTISIVHNGNLVNAQDLRRELESKGINFISEYSDSEVILRLIQKYLPESDNSLEKAIQKTTIDIKGAYSVIVLMDNKMAAFRDPNGIRPLCYGMLNEEIYIFSSETCGIDSVGGFYVRDVFPGEIIIVEKKSIQFSLLTKRKNIKKRICSFEYIYFSRPDSLIENINVYEIREKSGEKLYEQHPVEADVVIGVPDSGVPASIGYSKASGIPFKPILVKNKYIGRSFIHPQQEMREKMVNLKLNPILDEIKGKRIVIIDDSIVRGTTSRRLVYILRKAGAKEIHFRSASPPIIGPCYLGVDTPSKKDLISYNHIDKKSIAKILNVDSLEFLSMDNFIDILGSIHYCFGCFTGNYPVKKN
- the purM gene encoding phosphoribosylformylglycinamidine cyclo-ligase; translated protein: MKVNKKKMTTCKISKILENTYNNRVMSTLDHFSGFYKIYEYGYKEPILVSGVDGVGTKLRLAIDCKKYNVIGEDCFAMCANDVLCHGAIPLFFLDYLACGKLDSSIVEKIVQGIAISCKKTNTCLIGGETAEMPGIYRKNDYDVAGFCVGIVEKNHLVDGKKLIQEGDVLIGLPSSGVHSNGFSVIRNIFSKEDFLKSFQEKPFYETLLIPTRIYHFPIHALLKEFLIHGLAHITGGGISDNLYRILPENLSAVVEKEKIPIQPVFNYIRKKGNLSEHKMWNTFNMGVGMIIVVSFEEKDSLLERLHFLGEKPFILGNIVKGNKKVFLI